A genomic segment from Nodularia sphaerocarpa UHCC 0038 encodes:
- a CDS encoding DUF1825 family protein, with translation MGFFDSDIVQQEAKHLFEDYQALINLGNNYGKFDREGKKLFIEKMEAMMDRYRVFMKRFELSEDFMAQMTVQQLKTQLGQFGVTPQQMFEQMHLTLLRMKTELEKQQ, from the coding sequence ATGGGATTCTTTGACTCTGATATAGTTCAGCAAGAAGCAAAACATCTGTTTGAAGATTATCAAGCCCTGATCAACCTTGGCAACAACTACGGCAAGTTTGATCGTGAGGGTAAAAAGCTGTTTATTGAGAAAATGGAAGCTATGATGGATCGTTATCGCGTCTTTATGAAGCGATTCGAGCTTTCAGAAGATTTCATGGCGCAGATGACTGTGCAGCAACTCAAAACTCAGCTAGGCCAATTTGGTGTGACTCCGCAACAGATGTTCGAGCAAATGCATCTTACCTTACTGCGGATGAAAACCGAACTAGAAAAACAGCAATAG